GGCGCGCCATCGCCGGCTGGCGGAAATTACCGAAATGATCCACACCGCTAGTTTGGTCCACGATGACGTGGTGGATGAGGCGGATCTGCGGCGGAATGTGCCCACGGTGAATAGTTTATTTGACAATCGGGTGGCAGTGTTAGCGGGGGATTTCCTCTTTGCCCAATCTTCTTGGTATTTGGCTAACTTAGATAATTTGGAGGTGGTGAAATTATTATCGGAGGTAATTCGGGACTTTGCGGAGGGGGAAATTTTACAGAGCATCAATCGTTTTGACACCGACACAGATTTAGAAACCTATTTGGAAAAAAGCTATTTTAAAACCGCCTCTCTCATTGCCAACAGTGCCAAGGCAGCGGGGGTTTTGAGCGATGCGCCCCGGGATGTGTGTGATCATCTTTACGAATATGGTAAACATTTGGGGTTAGCGTTCCAGATTGTGGACGATATTTTAGATTTCACTTCCCCCACGGAGGTTTTGGGGAAACCGGCCGGGTCAGATTTAATCAGCGGCAACATCACCGCCCCAGCCCTATTTGCCATGGAAAAATATCCCCTACTTGGTAAATTAATTGAACGGGAATTTGCCCAGGCGGGGGATTTGGAACAGGCCCTGGAATTGGTAGAACAGGGGGATGGTATCCGGCGATCAAGGGAATTGGCCGCGAACCAAGCGCAACTGGCCCGGCAACATCTGAGTGTGCTGGAAATGTCCGCTCCGAGAGAATCTCTGTTGGAATTAGTTGATTATGTGCTTGGTCGTCTCCATTAGGTTTTCCCGTAGATTTTTTCCCAGCGGGCTTGATTGCGTTGAATAAAACTCCCCAAACCATTGTTTTTTACAAACCCTACGGAGTTCTGTGTCAATTTACCGATAATTCTGCCCATCCCCGGCCGACGTTGAAGGATTATATTAATTTGCCAGATTTATATCCCGTGGGGCGTTTGGATCAAGATAGCGAAGGACTATTGCTGCTCACCAGCAACGGTAAACTTCAGCATCGTTTGGCCCACCGGGAGTTTGCCCACCAACGTACTTATTTTGCCCAAGTAGAAGGCTCTCCAACGGACGAAGACCTAGAACCCCTGCGGCGGGGCATAACTTTCGCGGATTACCCTACCAGACCGGCGATCGCCAAAATTATCACTGAACCAGATTTTCCCCCCAGAAATCCTCCCATTCGTTATCGAGCCTCCATTCCCACCAGTTGGTTAAGCATTACCCTAACGGAGGGGCGCAATCGTCAGGTACGTCGAATGACAGCGGCAGTGGGCTTCCCTACCCTACGATTGGTGCGGGTGCAAATACAGGTTACTGGTCGCTCTCCCCAACAGGGCAAAGGTAAGTCAGCAGCAACTTGGTGCTTAACCCTAGAAGGTTTGAGTCCGGGGCAATGGCGACCCCTGACCCCTTGGGAAGAAAATTTTTGCCAGCAACTCTTAACGGGAAA
The genomic region above belongs to Synechocystis sp. PCC 6803 substr. PCC-P and contains:
- a CDS encoding pseudouridine synthase — protein: MNKTPQTIVFYKPYGVLCQFTDNSAHPRPTLKDYINLPDLYPVGRLDQDSEGLLLLTSNGKLQHRLAHREFAHQRTYFAQVEGSPTDEDLEPLRRGITFADYPTRPAIAKIITEPDFPPRNPPIRYRASIPTSWLSITLTEGRNRQVRRMTAAVGFPTLRLVRVQIQVTGRSPQQGKGKSAATWCLTLEGLSPGQWRPLTPWEENFCQQLLTGNPNGPWQKKFGDRR